The nucleotide sequence AAATAAAGTTGTATTAATTGATTTTTGGGCATCTTGGTGTAAGCCCTGTAGAATGGAAAATCCTAAACTTGTAAAATTATATACAAAATACTCCAAAAAGGACTTTGAGATTATAAGTGTTTCATTAGATGGAACTGCAAGACAAAAAGACTCCAAATCAGCATGGCTAAAGGCTATCAAAGATGACAATCTATCTCCATGGATTCATTTAAGTGAATTAAAAGGCTGGGAAACATATGTCAGAGAACTCTATAATTTTAATTCTATCCCATATACTGTTTTGGTAGATAAAGAAGGTAAAATAGTTGCAAAAAATTTAAGAGGGTTGGACCTAGAACTTAGAATCAAAAAATTAATTGATGGCTAAAAGAGAAAAAGTTTATTTTGCTTCTGACTTCCATCTTGGCAGTCCCAATCATGCAGAAAGTAAAGAGAGAGAAAAAAAAATATGTAACTGGCTAGATAATATTGCAGAGAATGCAAAAGAAATTTATTTAGTTGGAGACATTTTTGATTTTTGGTTTGAATATAAAAGGGTGATTCCAAAGGGCTTTGAGAGACTAAAAGGTAAACTAGCACATTTCACGGATCAAGGTATAAAAATTCATTTCTTTCCTGGTAACCATGATCTTTGGACATTTGGATATTTAGAGAAAGAGCTTGGACTAATAGTGCATTATAAACCATTAGTAACAAAAATTGAAGATAAAACATTTTACATCTGCCATGGCGATGGTTTGGGTAACAGTAGTGCAAAGTATAAAATTTTAAAATCTATTTTCTCCAGTTCAGCTTGTCAATGGCTTTTTTCAAAGCTAAATCCTAATTTAGGTATTAAATTAGCACATACTTGGTCAGGTCTTAGCAGAAAAAAAGGTGGACAATTTAATAAAGAAGCTTTAAGAGAGTCTCTAATTGAATATTCCAAAGAAATACTTACCAACAAAGATATTAACTACTTCGTTTTTGGACACATACATGAGCCAATAGAGATAGAATTAACCCCTTCAGCAAAATATATAAATCTTGGCGACTGGATTAACCATTTTTCCTACATAGAATATCAAAAAGGCTCTCTGTTATTTAAATATTTTTAGTTATTTTTAATAGATTATATTAAAAATGATTTTCTTGAAAAATTTAGTTAAAAAATATTCTTTAAATTTTAGCACTAACACTTATTTAAAATGGTTAGTATATACATTATTTCTAATTTCCTTTTGCAGTGTTGGGCAAAACACTGGATGCACAGATACAATTGCTTGTAACTTTGATTCTGCTGCAACTGAAGATGATGGATCATGTGATTATGTTACTGAATGTATTGATGGTTGTATAATTAATATGATACCAGAAAATGAAACCCCATTTGACGTAACAATATCATGTGTAAACATACAACAAGCAGAATGCGCAGGCACTGGAGCGGAGGTATTTGTTGATTGGGAAATAACGGGTAACTGGGATCCTACTTTATATGATTTTATGAAATTTAAGGCTGGGAGTTTTTCAACATCTGATCCAATTAATGGTAGTCAAAATTCTGGAACAGCAATTATTTCAATTCCATTTCCTGGAGAATGGAATATTGAGGTTGAAATGATAGGTGGTGGAGATTGGGAGTTCACTATGCCATTTGACAT is from Flavobacteriales bacterium TMED191 and encodes:
- a CDS encoding UDP-2,3-diacylglucosamine diphosphatase — encoded protein: MAKREKVYFASDFHLGSPNHAESKEREKKICNWLDNIAENAKEIYLVGDIFDFWFEYKRVIPKGFERLKGKLAHFTDQGIKIHFFPGNHDLWTFGYLEKELGLIVHYKPLVTKIEDKTFYICHGDGLGNSSAKYKILKSIFSSSACQWLFSKLNPNLGIKLAHTWSGLSRKKGGQFNKEALRESLIEYSKEILTNKDINYFVFGHIHEPIEIELTPSAKYINLGDWINHFSYIEYQKGSLLFKYF